In Phycisphaerae bacterium RAS2, the DNA window TCGGTTCGAGTCCGATGCGATTCTTGGCGCACGCGTCCTGCCGATTGCACCGAGGCAGCCCGTTACCCCCGCGCGCGGGGCCGCTGCTCGCTCCGGCACGCCGGCCCGGCAGAATGCGCCCGCGGGTCCGGTGCGGCGCATCGCGTCCATCTCCGAGTCGGAACACGTCGCGCGCTCGTCGGCGCTTGCGGTCATCGACGACGGCGAAGTAAAAAGTTGCGCGAAATGCGGCCTGCACGCCGGGCGGACGAAGACGGTCTTCGGCGTCGGCAGTCCGGCCGCGCGAGTGATGTTCGTCGGCGAAGCGCCGGGCTTCAATGAGGATCAACAAGGTATTCCGTTCGTCGGGGAAGCAGGCAACCTGCTCACGAAGATGATCGAAGCCGGCATGGGGCTGAATCGGGACGATGTCTACATCTGCAATGTCATTAAGTGCCGCCCGCCAAACAACCGCACGCCCGCGCCCGATGAGATTCACGCCTGCAAGGATTATCTGTACCGCCAGATTCGCATCATTCGCCCGGAAGTGATCGTCGCCCTCGGCGCGCCGGCCACGCAAACGCTGCTCGAAACCAAGCTGGGGATTACCAAACTACGCGGCCAGTGGCATGAGTTCCGCGTGCCGGCGGCGCGAGGTGACGCATCCGAGGCATCGGGCGACGAGGCGTTACCGCCGATCCCGCTCATGCCGACCTTTCACCCGGCGTACCTGCTTCGAAGCCCATCGGAAAAAGGCAAAGCGTGGGAGGACATTCAGCAAGTCATGCAACGATTGGGGTTGCCGATTCGCAGAACGTAGCGTGCGTCCTCGCCACTCTACGCAGAATGCGTCCTAGACGCATTATTTCAAGC includes these proteins:
- a CDS encoding Uracil DNA glycosylase superfamily protein → MSAPTDHSIADALRDRFESDAILGARVLPIAPRQPVTPARGAAARSGTPARQNAPAGPVRRIASISESEHVARSSALAVIDDGEVKSCAKCGLHAGRTKTVFGVGSPAARVMFVGEAPGFNEDQQGIPFVGEAGNLLTKMIEAGMGLNRDDVYICNVIKCRPPNNRTPAPDEIHACKDYLYRQIRIIRPEVIVALGAPATQTLLETKLGITKLRGQWHEFRVPAARGDASEASGDEALPPIPLMPTFHPAYLLRSPSEKGKAWEDIQQVMQRLGLPIRRT